agagaggagcactCCAGTGCCGCATCTCAGAGACCTGATCCAGAAGTTGAACCAGCAGATTCGTTTGGTGACACTTCGAGTGACTCGGATCAAGAGAAAGTCACTATGGCAAATGCacaaacactaagggagttggtTGCGCCTAATTTAAATCAGCAACCTTTGTACATTACTTTTTCAAGTTTAAATAATAACATATCTTTTGAGCTAAAATCTGGCCTGATTCATCTCTTACCATAttttcatggtttaccaggtgagAAACCGTATGAACACCTGCAAGAGTTTGATGTAGTATGCAACAGCATGAAACCCCCGAGAATTACAGAAGAGCAGATAAAGATGAGGGTCTTCCCCTTCTCTTTGAAAGATTCCGCGAAAGACTGGCTGTACTACCTACCACTAGGTAGTATCACCACATGGGACCagttgaagaagaaattcttaAACAAATATTTCCCTGCGTCTCGAGCTGCAAGTCTAAGGAAGGAGATATACGGCATCAAACAACACCCAGGCGAGTCCctctatgagtactgggagAGGTTTAAGAAACTGTGTATCAAATGCCCTCAGCATCAGATAAGTGAGTAACTGCTCATCTAATATTTCTATGAGGGGCTACTTTTCAGAGACATGAGTATAATCattgctgcaagtggaggggcgtTAGTGACCAAAACTCCTCGGGCAGAATGGGAGTTGATAGAGGGGATGGCTGAAAATTCGCAGCAGTTTGGTATTAGGGAGGATGTCCCGACACGTAAGGTGAATGAGGTGGAAACATCCTCCATCTAACAACAAATTTCTGAATTGACATCCTTCGTGCGATAGTTAGCTGTGGGAAGTGCCTTACAAGCCAAAGTGTGTGGGGTATGTGCTGCTTTGGGTCATTCTACAGAGATGTGCCtactagttcaagaagaaaaTACAGAGCAAGTGAGCATGGCTGGCCACGCACCCGCGCCAAGAAAGCAATACGACCCTTATTCAAGCACCTACAATCCTGGTTGGAGAGACCACCCCAACCTCAGCTATGGAGGGAATAGACAGACTAATTTCGTGCCAAATCGACAACAAGGGTACCAGCAGCAGTACCAACCCTGACCACCTCCGCCACCGAGCTCTAGTCCATTtttggaggagatgatgaaacaaCTGATAGCAACCACCACGtaaaatcagcaaaggacggacTCCGAAATACAGATGAGTCAAATGGCTACAACAATTAACCGTTTGGAGTCCTAAGTCCAAGGTAAATTGCCGTCTCAGCCTGAAGTGAACCCGAAAAACGTAAAGGCGATGACCCTAAGGAGCGGGAAGGAAATCCAAGGATCCGACCCGGTGATTCCTAAGGACAAGGACGAGGAACGAATTGAGAAAGAGTTGGAAGAGAAGGGCAGAGACACCAAAAATTCAAAGGTAACCTCGGATCCAATCATTGCAGTTAGGACTAATCCATCTCCCTTTTCTAGCAGGTTAGAAAAATCAAAGAAGCAGgacaaggagaaagaggttCTGGAGATCTTTCGCAAGGTAGAGATCAACATTCCTCTACTAGATGCGATCAAGCAAGTACCTCAATATGCAAAGTTTTTGAGAGACTTGTGTGTCAATCGAAGGCGATTGAAAGGAGATGAGCGAGTGGTGGTGGAGGAAAACGTGTCAGCGATCTTACAAAGGAAGTTTCCACCGAAATACGGGGATCCGAGTATGTTTACCATTCCCTGTAGGGTAGGTAATACCATGATTAGGAAGGCCATGTTGGACCTAGGAGCTTCGATTAATGTGATGTCCAAGTCTATATATGCTTCTTTGAATTTAAGTCCTTTAAAAGAGACTGGGATAATAATCCAACTGGCTGACCGAACCAATGTATACCCTGACGGGTTGATTGAGGATGTTTTAgtgaaaattaatgaattggttTTCCCTGCTAATTTTTACGTGCTTGATATGGATGATGAACACTCCCATAACCCATCACCTTTAttgttaggtagacccttttttAGCACAACCCGAACAAAAATTGATATTAATAAGGGTACCCTgtccatgaaatttgatggtGATATTGTTCATTTTAACATTTTTGAAATCATGAAATATCCGTCAAATTCAAATGTTAGTTTCGTTTTCTCTGTAAATGTTATTGACCCTGCGGTACAGGAGGTTTTTAAAATTGAAGGCAGGAATGAGTTGGAAGTTGCCTTGACCAGGCACTTCGAGTCAGAGATGACGTCTGGAGTAGAGTTGAGTGAAGAACTTAAACGTGTGATTGGAGCGTTGCAAACATTGCAACCACAAAAATAAGGTATGATCTCGCACCCATTTTTATACTTGAACCTCACCAAAGGCTACTTCCATATGTGGTGCAGGCGCCTGTCTTAGAGTTGAAACCGTTGCCGAAACACCTAAAGTATGCGTACTTGGGTGAGGGGGAGACACTCCCAGTGATTATCTCCGCCAATTTATCAAAAGTCCAAGAAAACAAATTGATTCAGGTTTTGAGGGATTATAAGCAGGCAATAGGATGGACCATCGCCGACATCAAGGGAATTAGCCCAGCGGCATGTATGCATCGGATTCGACTCGAAGAATGTGCTAAACCTATTCGGCAGGCTCAAAGGAGACTAAATCCTCTCATGATGGAGGTAGCGAAGAAAGAGATATTGAAACTGCTGGATGTGAGCATAATCtttgcaatatcagatagcTCTTGGGTGAGTCCGGTACAGGTGGTCCCGAAGAAGGCAGGGGTGACGGTGGAGTCAAATCAAGAGGGTGACCTCGTACCAGTTCGAAAGCCCACGGGGTGGCGGCAGTGCATAGATTATAGGAAGTTGAACGCCGTCATGAAAATGGATGATTTTCCCCTTCCTTTCATTGATCAGATGGTAGAGTGATTAGCAGGTCGAGCTTACTATtgttttttggataaattttcaGGTTATTTCCAGATTGCTATCGCACTTGAGGACCAGGAGAAGATAACCTTCACGTGCCCTTTTGAAATATTTGTATACCGaagaatgccatttgggttataCAATGCACCTGCTACCTTCCAATACTGTATGGTAAGTATCTTTCGGAGTATGTTGAGAAGATTATTGAGgtttttatggatgatttcaatGTGCATGGGAAAAGTTTTGATAACTGTATAGATAACCTGAAATTAATTTTGGTTAGATGTATAGAAACTAATCTTGTACTCAATTGGAAAAAATGTCAATTTATGATCGAGTACAAGATAGTTTTGGATCATGTGGTGTCGTCTAGGGGTATTGAGGTTGATAAAGCAAAAATAGATGTTATATCTACTTTACCTTACCCTGCGAGTGTGCGGAAAGTGCGTTCTTTCTTAGGTCACGCAGGTTTCTACAGAAGATTTATCAAAGATTTTTCGAACATTGGAGCGCCCCTGTTCCAACTTTCACAGAAAGAGGTGCCCTTCGAGTTCGATGAAGCATGTAAGAAGGCGTTTGATAGGTTAAAGGAGCTATTGATCTCTTCACCCATTATTCAACCGCCCGACTGGAACCTACCATTCAAGATCATGTGCAACGCCAGCGACTATGCAGTAGGCGCAGTGCTGGGTCAAAGAGTAGGAAGGGCAGCCCATGCTATATACTACGCATCTCGAGTCTTGAACGGAGCTCAATTAAACTATTCCACCACTGAAAAAGAGTTCTTGGCGGTAGTGTTTGCTTTAGAGAAATTCAGGTCTTATTTGCTAggtgctaaagttattattttctctgatcatgcagcaTTGTGGTATCTGTTGACCAAGAAAGAGGCAAAACCGCGACTTATAAGATGGATACTGTTGCTACAAGAGTTTGACCTGGAGATCAGAGACAAGAAAGGAGCGAAAAATTTGATAGTAGATCACTTGAGTCAGGTACAAGTCACCGAGGACGACCTCCCACTAAGAGAAATATTCCCTGATGAGCATTTATTTTCTGTTAATTTATCTTTGCCTTGGTATGCggatattgttaattttctagtcACCGACAAGTTTCCTGCAAGATGGCCTAAGGCAAAGAGGGACAAGTTAAGGAGTGATGCAAAGTCTTACATCTGGGATGACCTTTACCTCTGGAAGCGTGGTGCCGACCAAATCATTCGTAGATGTGTAAGTGAAAATGAATTCCAGTCTATTTTAACTTATTGTTACTCTTTTGCGTGTGGAGGTCACTTTGGACCAAAGAGGACGGCTCGTAAGACTCTGGAAAGTGGTTTTTATTGGTCGACCCTCTTCAAGGATGCCTACTCATTTTGTAAATCCTGTGATAAATGTCAAAGAGTAGGTAATATTTCTCGTAGGAATCAGATGACCCAAAccccaatgatttttgttgaaatttttgatatttGGGGTATTGACTTTATGGGTCTTTTCCTTCGTCTTATGGTTTTCTATATATATTGCTTGTCGTAGATTATGTTTCGAAATGGGTGGAAGTAAAGCCCACCCGTACTAATGATTCTAAGGTAGTTGCAGAATTTGTCAAATCTAACATTTTTGTCCGCTTTGGGATGCTGCGAGCGATGGTGAGTGATCGGGGTAACCATTTATACAACAAGACGATTGGGGCACTTTTCAGGAGGTATGGCGTCTTACATAAGGTGTCTACATTCTATCATTCTCAAACAAATGGTCAGATGGAAGCATCGAACCAAGAGATGAAGTCGATTTTGGAGAAGATGGTTCAACccgataggaaggattggagtaTGAGACTTAAAGATGCCTTATGGGCATATAGAACGGCGTACAAGATGCCAATCGGCATGTCCTCTTATCATTTGGTATTTGGGAAGCCATGTCACATCCCCGTCGAGTTCGAGCATAGAGCATTTTGGACGGTCAAACAATGCAATATGGATATTGAGGAGGgcggaattcaaagaaagttgcaattacaagaatTGGAGGAAATTCGCAACGAAGCCTACGAGAATGCTgtgatttataaggagaaaaatAAGATATTTCATGACCAGTAGGTCTCTAGGAAGACGTTTGAATGTGGGCAAAAGTTCTACTGTACCACTCGAAATTGAAGTTATTTCCAGGTAAGTTATGGTCTCGTTGGATCGATCCCTTCGTTGTAACTAATGTCTTTGATTATGGTACAGTGGAGATCCAGAGTTTAAAGatggagaagaaatttgtggtgaatggtcaTCGTTTCAAGCCGTATTATGAGGGGGTCCAGTTGAACGGGTGGAGACGATACATTTGGAGGACCCGATTTGCTTAGTTTCAACAAATTATGGGCTATGTCTAGCCAAAAACACTAAAGAAATGCGctcttttgggaggcaacccgaatattgattttattgtttttagTTGTTCATTTCTTTCGTTTTGTTGTTTCCCCGTTGGGTAGTATCAATATTAATATTTCCTCCACTGTGACTAGGAAGTGAAATCTTGgtgtgcccacgcggtgtttgtgCCTCCTAAGGTCAGAGGATGTCTACCAATCTTGGCATGCCAACGCGCTGTTTGTGCCTCCTGAGGTCAGAGGATGTTTTGTAATCTTTGCATGCCCACGTggtgtttgacgacccaaaacacgaattcaaaaaaaaaaaagaattatttattattattattattattactatcattaaaagaaaaaggaaaagattattttctttttaaaccctcaaaaaaaataaaaaaattttcaaaaaattttctttttaaaccttaagtttttgttttcttttaaaaaattcagaatTTTGAAATACAAATtcggaaaaatgaagaaacaaggttttgaaaaaaaaaactatttctttttttctttctttctttcttttctttccttctcttttttcttcttttcgtccttcctttccttttcttcttcttctccgccGCTCCCCCTGTTTTCctcttttgcttcttttcctCCGCTCATCCTCCACCATCTCCCTCGCAACTCCACCCCACGCCGCCACAGCCCCCAAATCGCTCACGCCTAGCTTGAGCGCAGCCCATCTCCCCTTTCGCTGACCAGCTGTGCGCCGCCACCTGCCCACGCTCCACGACCTCCGCCACCAGCCCGCGCCGTTGCTACTCTCTCCAGCTCGCTGCCGCCTCTCCCTCGCGCGCCACCAGGAGCTGCCGCGACCGCCGCTGTTCCCCTGTCCACTTCCTCTCATCTTCCCCCCCTACGCCCTGCCGCATCTCTGCAGCCGCGCGGCCTCAGCCGCGCCTCTCTCCAGCTCACCGCCGCCTCTCCCTCGCGCACCACCATCGTCTCTCTAGCCGCAGCTGCCGTTCGTCTCTTCGCAGCCGCGCCACTATCGTTCGCTGTTCGCCATCACCACCTGTCAAACctgacaggtggaggtatttCAATTTTCCCTTCGATTAGTGTTTTTCTGGCTGTTCAATTGCTAGCTTTTTGAACATTTTTCGTGGGTTTCGTGATGGATGAAAGCAGGAAGTGATTTGGGCATTTTCGAAGTTTAATTTTAAAGGTGCAATTATGTTTATTTGCTGCTTCGTATGGGGGTACTTTCTGATATCGACTACATTGTTGAGCTTTCATTGGATTTTGCCTTTCATCTGTGGGAATCATATTTGAGTTggttatttgatttaatttttccttGTGCCTACatcagtggtactggttggagTGTTTTGAATACATTCGTTGATTTTATGTGGTTGCCTGTCTGATTGCGAGCTAATAACCTTGTAATTCGGTGGTTGTTCGTATTTTGAACTGTGGTTGCAGAAATTGCCAATTTCTTGGGTCATTTGCTACTTTTAGCAGGTTGAATTGAGTAattgactgtccaattggagacagttgttgagattttggcTGGAATTGTGTCCAATTGTTGCGATTTGTTGTTTTGAGTAGACACTAGCATCGCTCTTAGTTTGTTTGAGTGGTTG
This sequence is a window from Coffea eugenioides isolate CCC68of chromosome 7, Ceug_1.0, whole genome shotgun sequence. Protein-coding genes within it:
- the LOC113777263 gene encoding uncharacterized protein LOC113777263 encodes the protein MTLRSGKEIQGSDPVIPKDKDEERIEKELEEKGRDTKNSKVTSDPIIAVRTNPSPFSSRLEKSKKQDKEKEVLEIFRKVEINIPLLDAIKQVPQYAKFLRDLCVNRRRLKGDERVVVEENVSAILQRKFPPKYGDPSMFTIPCRVGNTMIRKAMLDLGASINVMSKSIYASLNLSPLKETGIIIQLADRTNVYPDGLIEDVLVKINELVFPANFYVLDMDDEHSHNPSPLLLGRPFFSTTRTKIDINKGTLSMKFDGDIVHFNIFEIMKYPSNSNVSFVFSVNVIDPAVQEVFKIEGRNELEVALTRHFESEMTSGVELSEELKRAPVLELKPLPKHLKYAYLGEGETLPVIISANLSKVQENKLIQVLRDYKQAIGWTIADIKGISPAACMHRIRLEECAKPIRQAQRRLNPLMMEVAKKEILKLLDVSIIFAISDSSWVSPVQVVPKKAGVTVESNQEGDLVPVRKPTGWRQCIDYRKLNAVMKMDDFPLPFIDQMIAIALEDQEKITFTCPFEIFVYRRMPFGLYNAPATFQYCMKEVPFEFDEACKKAFDRLKELLISSPIIQPPDWNLPFKIMCNASDYAVGAVLGQRVGRAAHAIYYASRVLNGAQLNYSTTEKEFLAVVFALEKFRSYLLGAKVIIFSDHAALWYLLTKKEAKPRLIRWILLLQEFDLEIRDKKGAKNLIVDHLSQVQVTEDDLPLREIFPDEHLFSVNLSLPWYADIVNFLVTDKFPARWPKAKRDKLRSDAKSYIWDDLYLWKRGADQIIRRCVSENEFQSILTYCYSFACGGHFGPKRTARKTLESGFYWSTLFKDAYSFCKSCDKCQRVDYVSKWVEVKPTRTNDSKVVAEFVKSNIFVRFGMLRAMVSDRGNHLYNKTIGALFRRYGVLHKVSTFYHSQTNGQMEASNQEMKSILEKMVQPDRKDWSMRLKDALWAYRTAYKMPIGMSSYHLVFGKPCHIPVEFEHRAFWTVKQCNMDIEEGGIQRKLQLQELEEIRNEAYENAVIYKEKNKIFHDHGDPEFKDGEEICGEWSSFQARRYAAACERQIIPYHYRDAATLDLLIIRVGFDQLIEAIGWLPYSRITDRPVFVELVREFYATFEFDLPTGYTVSTPNVIRFRLMGHEFHHSITDFNLAIGFIDPAYAESCEYAENACDYVQLFFSRYRHIWEEMSMDRDNYDPRLSKGSYLKDPASRYIHHFLAYNFSGRRDSSDILSKPEFFFIWCMHNNIKANLGCWLASQFKSILPKKKRPLIIGSYITHLTINLHVFDISNHDLHIACHMEPLDIPCLEKMGLVREGDDGWEVVPQGPLRPPPRSSFARASTDGGDPGPSTSSPSPPTPTADDWLQLRNTVERLETRVTHIGINLHSMAQNLAAFMQHAGIAPQFATDPPLF